CTCGACGACGTTTGTGTCACTGTATCGGCACTCGATAACCGTCTTGCTATCACCTGTCAGTTCAATGTACTTCACCTTCAAGCCGGGGTACGGTTTGATTGCCGAGATCTTTCCACTAACAACCAGTGTCTTCCGATCGTATTTCGCCACCGCCTTCTCCCGATCGGCCGTGAATTCCTTTGTCAGTGCTTCGGAGGAGACGCGGATCAGCGTTTCCGGTCCCTTTTCCAGCACCTCTTCGGACAAAAACTCTCCGAACTTTCCGATCTTCCCTTTGATACGAACCGTCTGACCGCGCCCGAATTGAGCAAAGAATTCGGGGTCGCTGCTCAGGCACATGACGTCCGGGCTACCGAATTTGACGGCCGGGTCCGGGGTTTCCACACTGACGTAGGAGTTCTTACCTTCGAACCCCTGAGCGGCACTCGCGACCACGCCGGTCAGCTCCACGGTCTTCCCCTGGTACTTTTCTCGCGCCGCTTTTGCGTCCTTCCGCAATTCCTTGGCGAACTCACCGGCCGGGAGTTTGAAGTCTGCCGCGCTCGACGGAGCGGTCACGGGTGGCGCGGGCGGGGTCGGTTGTCCCGGCGCCGGTGGCGGTGCGGGTGCCGGTGCATCTGATGTGGTCGTGGAGCTACCCTTACCCCCGCACCCCGCCGAAGCCCCTATCAGGGCCGCCGCCAATACTAAGACAGAAGCCGATCGCATCTTGCCCTCTCCTTGAAATTATCGAACGGCGGGACACTTCTACCTGCGCTGCCGAACGAATCGTCTCACCGACCCGGCCGCGACTCCAGCGTGCGACAACGACAAGGCGGTGAGCAACGGGAATCGGATCGTGCGGTCGCGCCCGGCCCAGCGCCGGATTCGGCCTTATGCTACTCCTTCCCGAGCACCAGGTCCACGACCCAGCACCCGCGCACGTGCGGCGCGCCCGCGTCGCGGCAGTGATCGAGCACGTCGGCGCTGTCGCAGCCCGCGTCTTGAAGCGCGTCGGCCAGGATCGGCATCGCACCGAACTCCCGCGATTCGTACATCTGCCCCGCGAGCGCGATGGCAGTGGACGTGCGCCACGATGGGGAGAAGGACACGGAGCGGAACGGGAAGATGCAGCGAATCAACCCGCACTCGGCCGCCCATCCGGACCGGCGGCGGACGTTCTCGATCGTGACCGTCACCCCTTCCATCGCGTCGTCGGCCAGGTTCGCCAGAACCCGCACGGCGGGGAGCTTGTCCTTGATCGCCTTCCGAACGGCCTTTCGCGCCGCCAGGAACTCCCCCCGAGTTGCCGCCCCGTCCGCGTACCGCTCGACCGCGTCGAGCACCTCACCGACCAGCGGCGGGGCGCCCGCGGGGACCGCCCGCCGAACGCACGCGGCGGCCAACAGCCGGAGCCGGCGGGCGGCCGTCTTCATCCGGTGGTAATCGATCATCTCCCGCGGGTCTTTACACGCCAGCCATTCCGCTTCGGTCACGGTTCACTCCTTCCCGAGCACCAGGTCCACGACCCAGCACCCGCGCACGTGCGGCCCCGGCCCGCGACAGTGCGCCAGCACATCGGCGCTGTCACAGCCCGCGTCTTGAAGCGCGTCGGCCAGAATCGGCATCGCGCCGAACTCGCGCGACTCGTACATATGGGAGGCGAGCGCCACAACGGTGGAGGTGCGCCACTCCGGAGAGAAAGCGACGGGGTCGAATGGATTGCCGAAGACGTCTCTCAAAAGTGAGGCTTGAATCGCATACTCGTTCTTGACCGCTTCAGCCCACCTCGGATTTATGGTAGCTCCTGGACCGCCGATGATTTTTGGGACGTTAATCAGGGTTGGTGCGGAAGCCGCACGCGCCGCCGTGTCGTATGCCGCGGTGAACGAGTTGGCGAAGAGTGCCGTATTGAGGGAAGGAAAGAACGGTTTGGCGGCGAGGAGCGACTCCGTGACACGTCGGCGGTCCACGTTTGTCGCCAACCCGTCCGCGAGTTGCTCTGCCACCTTAAGGGCCGCGGCACCGTGCTGGCTTCCAAGGACATCAGTCACTCGGCGGCAGCACGCGCACGCGAATAGTCGGAATTTCCGGTTGCTCTCTTTACCTTTCAGGAGCATCAGCATTAGCCTCGAATCTTCACACGTCAGCCATTCCGCTTCGGTCATCGGTCGCCCTCCCGCTCCCAGCACGACCAGTCCCGCACCGGCCGCAAGTGCGTTACGGAATGTGTGACACGAATTCGCTCCCGATTTCGATTGGTACCTCACAAAGGAATCAATCGCACTCAGTAGGGGGCTCAGCCGTGGTCCAATCAACTCTCCCGCCCGTTGCTACGAAGCCGACCGCCACCACCCCCCGCGCGGGTGCCGGGAACCCAGCCCCCTACGTGCTACTGTGTAAATGGTGCGGTCGGAGCGCTCCCCTCACGAGCGCCGACTTGGTCCGCTACATCCGGGAGGGTTGGGCGCACTGTTGTTCCTTCCCGATGTCGTGCTCCACGCCCGACGCCGAGAAGTCCGGCCCCCACCAGGAGCCGGCGAATCGACCGCACTCCGCGGGGCGCCTGCTCGCCTTCGCCTGGCCCACGGCGTGAGCGGCCCCGGGTTCGCGCTTGTGCCCGATCCCCGGCCCGCGAGAACTTCCGCTGACCGGGCTGGAGAGTACGACGGGGTCAAAACCAAAACTCGCCCCTCACATGTAGCACTCGTCCTCGGTGCTCGGGGGCGCGGGGCGGGTCTTCTTCGCGCGCTTGCCGGGGGCCGGCGGGTCGAACAGGCGCTCGACCCCGCCCCGCAGGTCCATCATGAACCCGCGCACCAGCGGCGCGCACAGCGCGGGCAGCCCGAACTGCTCCTTGAGGTCCGCCGCCAGCGCTTTCGCGTCCGGGGTGTCGTACCACGCGACCAGCTCCTTCGCCAGTTCCAGCGCGTGCCCGTGGTGGGCGCGGTGCTCGGCGGCCGCGTCCGGGTTCGCCGGGTCCGCGTAGTAGTCCACGTTCAGGAACGCCCGGTACGCGCCGCAGTCCGCGTGCTCGACGATGTACACGTCGGTCACCTCGCCCTTCGTGAGCGTCAGCACCAGCTTCAGGTGGTCGTAGAGCGCCTGCTTCCAGGTCGAGAAATCGATCGGCACGCAGGTGTGCTCGGCGCGCTGGGCACACTTCGGGTGGTAGACCGGCGCGGTCTTGTTCAGCCCGATCGCGCACCCGGCGAACGTGAGGTGGTAGTACCGGTTCGTCAGGTTGTCGTGGTCCAGGAACCGCACGAGGTCGTCGAGCAGCCGGCAATCTACGCAACTGATGACGAGCGCGTACTTGCGCGGCGCGAGGTAGCAGTGCGCGTACTTGCGGGAGAGTCCGGGTGAGGTCGGCATACGCACGGGTCCGTTCAGGTGGAAGTGGGGTGGCCCACCAGATTACCCGCCCGGGCGCGCGGAGTGTGAACATTTGCGGAACCGGCGCGGGAAGATGTTCCCTTTCGCCCCGCGGAACGCATACTTTCACTACCGCTCCTCTCGCTGCCAAGAGGTTTTCCCACCATGTACGCTGCCCGCCCGCTCGCGGTCCTCGCATTAACCGGAAGTCTGTTCGCCGCCGCGCTCGCGTTCCAGAACACGCCTCCCGCGCCCGTGCCGCACGCCCTGCCCGATCCGTCGCCGCTCACCACCGCGCCGCCGCAATACTGGCGCGGGAACCTGCACACGCACACGCTCTGGAGCGACGGCGACGATTTCCCCGAAATGGTCGTTGACTGGTACAAGCAGCACGGGTACCACTTCCTCGCGCTCACCGACCACAACGTGATCGCCGAGGGCACGAAGTGGGTGGACGCCGACGCCAACGCCACCCGCAAAACCGCCGTGACGAAGTACGCCCGGCGGTTCGGCGAGCGGTGGCTCGAAACGCGCACGGTGAAGGATAAGGCGCAAGTGCGCTTGAAGCCCCTCGCAGAATTTCGTTCGCTCTTCGAGGAGCCGGGCAAGTTCCTGCTCGTGCCCGCGGAGGAGATCACGCACGCCTACGCGAAGCGCCCGGTCCACATCAACGGCATCAACCTGCGCGAGCCGATCAAGCCCCTCGACGGCAAGGACGCGGTCGAAACGGTCCGCGTGAACTTGCGCCAGGTGAACGAGCAGCGCACGAAAACGAGCCGCGTGATGATCGCGTTCCTGAACCACCCGAACTTCGGCTGGGGCGTGCGCGCCGAGGAGATGCTGCTCGCGGACGAGCTGCGCTACTTCGAGGTGTTCAACGGGCACCCGGGCGTGCGGAACTACGGCGACGAGCGGCACGCGAGCTGCGAGCGCGTGTGGGACATCACGCTCGCGCTGCGCCTGGGCAAGCACAACCTGCCGGTCGTGTACGGCCTCGCCACCGACGACTCGCACGGGTACCACGAGTACGGCGTGGGCCGGGTGAACCCGGGGCGCGGGTGGGTGATGGTGAAGGCCCCGTTCCTCACCGCGGAGACCGTCGTGAAGGGGCTGGAGGCGGGGGACTTCTACGCGAGCACCGGCGTGGTCCTGAACGAGATCACGCGCGCCGGCGACACCCTGAAACTGGCGATCCGAACCGAACCGGGCGTCACGTACAAAACAGAATTCGTCGCCACGCTGAAGGGCACCGATCTGACCGGCACCCCGAAGGTGTTCAAGGACAAGGACGGCAAGGAGACCCCGGTGACGGGCGACTACTCGCCGGACATCGGCAAGGTGGTGGCACGATCCACCGACGCGAACCCGACGTACACGCTGACGGGCAAGGAGCTGTACGTCCGCGCGAAGGTGACGAGCAGCAAGCCGCACCCGAACCCCTACGCGAAGGGCGACGTCGAGGTCGCCTGGACGCAGCCCGTCGTCCCGGACCCGAAGCCCCAGCCGTGAGCGCGGGCGAACGCCCCCCGTGCCTCAACCCCACCCGGCATGGCAAAGGCGCGATGGTGGGCCTGTATGTAGGGTGGGTCAAGGCTCGGCGCAGGCCCACCGTTCCCCGCGAGCGCGAACGCAACCCCCGCGCCCCAACCCCAACCGGCATGTCAAAGGCGGGATGGTGGGCCTGTATGTAGGGTGGGTCAAGGCTCGGCGCAGGCCCACCATTCCCCCCGCGAGCGCGAACGCAACCCCGCGCCCCAACCCCAACCGGCATGTCAAAGGCGCGATGGTGGGCCTGCGCCGAGCCTTGACCCACCCTACATAAAACCATTCCCCCGCGAGCTCTCCCACAAACGCGGCCCGGTTTACCGCACGGGCTGGTATGCGATCCGGCACTTCGGTAGCGTCTTCTGAAGGTCCGCGACGCCCTCGGCGCTCACGCCCCGCACGAAGGTCAGGTTCAGGCGCTTGAGGTCCGGAAGCGCTTCCAGTTCTTGCAGGCCCACGTCCGTGACCTGCGTGTGGCTCAGGTCGAGTTCGGTGAGGCCCTTGAGGGCGGCCAACTCGCCCAACCCCGCGTCCGTTACCCCCGAGTAGCCCAGGTAGAGTTGGGCCAGTTTGGGAAGCGTGACGATCCCCTTGAGCCCCGCGTCCGAGATATGTGTGTTGTTCAGGTGGAGCGCGGTCAAGTTCTTCAGCGCGCCCAGTTCGTTGAAGCCCGCGTCCGTTACTTTCGGGCCGTACAGTTCGAGCCAGGTGAGGCTCGTGAGCGCGGCCAGTTCCTTCGCCCCCGCGTCCGTCATCGAATCGCTGCCGATCATGAGTCGCGTGAGGTTCGTGAGGGCACGCAACTCTTTGATCCCGTCCCCGGTCACGCTCGCGTTGCGCAGGCTCAGGTCGGTGAGTTTCGTGAGCGCGGCCAGTTCCCTCACCCCGGTGTCCGTCAGCCGCAAATTGCTGAGGTCGAGTACGGTGAGGTTGGTGAGCGCGGCCACGTCCTTCAGGCCCGCGTCCGTCACCTGCGTGTAGCCCAGGCTGAGCAATTTCAGGTTCGTGAGCGCGCGCAGTTCTTTCGTGCCCGCGTTCCCCACCCCGGTGTGATCCAGGGTGAGCCAGGTGAGGTCGGTGAGTGCGGCCACGTCCTTCAAACACGCATCCGTAACCTTCGTGGTACCCAGGTGCAACTCTTTCAGCTTCTTCAGCCCGGCGAGCGCCTTCACCCCCGCATCCGTCACGCCCGTGCCGTGCAAGGTCAGGACGGTGAGGTTCGTGAGCGCGGCCAGTTCTTTCACCCCCGCGTCCGTCACCCGCGTGCTGCTCGCGTTCAGTTCGGTGAGGTTGGTGAGAGCGGCCGCGCCCTTCAGAGCCGCATCCGTCACCGGCGCGTACCTCAGCGAGAGCCGGGTCAGGTTCTTGAACGCCGCCAGTTCCTTCACCCCCGCGTCCGTCACTTTGGAACTCAGGTGAAGCTCGACGAGGTTCGTGAGCGGAACCAACTCCTTCAGGCCCGCGTCCGTCACTGTCGTGCCGCCCAAATCGAGCGCGGTGAGGTTCTTGAGCGCCGCCAGCGCCTTCATTCCCGTGTCCGTGACGCTGAGCCCCGTGAGCTTCAGCGCGGTGAGGCTCTTGAGCGCCGCCAGTTCCTTCAGGCCCGTGTTCGTCACCCGCGTGTAGCCGAGATCGAGTGTGGCCAGGCTCTTGAGCGGCACCAGTTCCTTCAGGTCCGCGTTCCGCGCCTTCGTCGATTGGAGGTCCACGCCCACGACCGGCTTGCCGGGTGCCTTCTCGTCCCGGGTGACCGTTCCGCCCAACCCCTCCACGAACGCGACCGCGCGCGCTTCGGCCTCATCGACCGGCGCGGGGGCCGCGGCCACGGGTGGCTGGGCCGGCGCGGGGGCCTCTGTGCCCGGCGTGGGCGCCGGCGCCGGTCCGGGGGACGCGCCCGCGCCCGCCAGCACGACGCCGAGACCTACTAGCCCGACAACCGCCGCCACCGCGCCGTAGGCGAACACCTTCTGCGCAAACATGGCGGTCGTCAATCCCTTCGCGAGCACCACCGGGAGCGAACCGGCTGCGGCCGAGCCGCCGGTGAGGAAGTCGAGCACGAGCGCGACCGTGCGCGAACCCAGGTCGGGCGGAACCACCGCACTCACCTCTCCCACCCCCGCGACGAGCGAAGCCGCCACCGCGGGAACCACGCCCCGGCGCTCCAGGCGCTCGCGCAGCGTAATTTTCGCGCGATCCAACCGCCGGCGCACCGTGCGCACGTCGCGCCCGAGTTCCGCGGCGGCTTGTTCCTGCGTGTGGCCCTGAAGCAGGCACAGCACCACCGGCCCGCGCAGCGCGTCCGGCAATCGCGTCAGTTCCTCGTCGAGCACCCGGAACTGGTCCGCAAGATCCGCCGCCCGTTCGTTCCACGAGCCCCCGCGTGTTTGTGCCGCGGCGCGCTCGTACCGTGATCGGCGCCACGCCCCGCGTCGCATCTGGCGCGCGACCCGACCGGCCACCCCCGCGAGCCACCCGCCCAGCGCGCCGGACGCCCGCGCTGCGCTGAGCCGCGTGGCGAGAACCAGGAACGTGGCCTGGAACGCATCGTCGGCGCTCGCCGTCCCCACCAGGCGCCGGCAGACCCGGTACACGACCGGGCCGTGGCGCCGCACCAGTTCCGCGAAAGCCGACTCGTCGCGCGCGCGGCCGAACCGGTCGAGCAACTCGGCGTCGGGAACGGGAGGTTCGGCGAAGCGCAACAGCGGCAGCAGCACGTCCATTTCGGAAACCTTCCGTGCGAGGAGCTATCCCAAGGTGCGAGATAATGTCCGCTCGGCCCCGGAACCGGACACCGAATTTGCGCCCGGCGCGTGATTCCGCAAAGTGTACAGCGCGAAGAGCGCACAGAGATCGCACGGGTTGGGAGAGTGGGCGCACCCACAGAGCGCACAGGGCTTCCGCCCTGTGCTACGAACGCCGGCCCTCCGGGGCGGAAACGCATTGAGGGTTCTGGTCTTCGCCCCAGAGGGGCGGTTGATGGTTTCGGTCTTCGCCCCGGAGGGGCCGGCGTCCGCAGCACAGGGCGGAAGCCCCTGTGCGCTCTGCGGGTGCGCTACGAACGCCGGAGCCACAGTTTGTTCAGCCCGCGCGGGGCGACACGGGTGCGGGCCGCGTGCCACGCGAAGGCGTCCGCGAGCGTTTCACTGAGCGGGCGCGCCCGGTAGCCGAGTTCCGCTTCCGCACGCGCGGACGACACGAACCAGCAGCGCTGAAACATGCGCACGAACTCGAACGACGGCCGCGGGTCTTTTCCCGATACGCGGCTACCGAGTTCGGCGAGCGCGGCCATCGCCCACCACGCCGACCGCGGCAGCGCCGGCTTGAACGACCGCAAAAACGCGCGCTGCATCCCGCCGGCCCGCGCGAGCGCCGCGAACAGGTGCGTGAATCGCACGTTCTCCCCACCCAGGATGTAGCGCCGACCGCTCGCCCCGCGCTCGGCCGCGAGCAGGTGCCCCGCGGCCACGTCGCGCACGTCCACCGCGTTGATGCCGCCGGGCAGGGCGAAGGCCACGTTCCCGCGCCAGAACCGCACGCACAAGTCGCCCATCACCGACGGCCCGGGATCGTCGGGGCCGAACAGGTACCCGGGGTTCACAACGAGCACGTCGCGCTGCTTCGCCGCTACCAGTGCGGATTCTTCCGCGGCGCGCTTCGCGTGGACATAGTTGACGCGCAACCTCGCGTTCGGGAACGGCGAATCCTCCGTGCGCACTTCGCCGCGCCCGGCCCCGACGGCCACGATGCTCGACGTGAGCACGAGCCGCGCGTCGCCGGGGAGTACGCCGAGTACACTGGCGAGCGCGTCCGGGTGCGTGCCCATTCCGCGCGCGACCTTCCCCCCAGCGCCGACCGGCCCCGCGGCCAGGAACACGACGCGCGCCCCTTCGACGGCCGCGCGCGCGGCCGCGGGGTCGGTGACGTCGCCGGTGTGTGCGTCGAGGTTCGGGTGCGCGTCGCCGAGCGCCGGGCCGGGTAGCGAGAGCGTGCGGACCCGGGCGCCGGCACGCAGGAGCGCGCCGACGATGTGGCGCCCGAGGAACCCGTTCCCGCCGAGCACGCACACCGGGGTGCCCGTCCAGAATGGGGGCGGTGGCGCGCTCATGCGGCCTTCTTTCGCGGAGCGAGTTGGCCGGGGCCGTGCCAGAACGCGAATGCGTCCGCGAGCGATTCGCGCAGCGGGCGCGGGGCGAACCCGAGTTCGCGCCGGGCTTTCTCGGCGGTGTAGAAGAAGTACAGGCCCACGAACTTCGCGCTATCGATGCTCAGCGGCGGTCGGCGCTTCTTCTTGTGCCCGCGCCACGCCATGACGCGCGCGACGGGCAGCGCGAGCCAGCCGGGGAACGT
The Gemmata palustris DNA segment above includes these coding regions:
- a CDS encoding OB-fold protein, encoding MTAPSSAADFKLPAGEFAKELRKDAKAAREKYQGKTVELTGVVASAAQGFEGKNSYVSVETPDPAVKFGSPDVMCLSSDPEFFAQFGRGQTVRIKGKIGKFGEFLSEEVLEKGPETLIRVSSEALTKEFTADREKAVAKYDRKTLVVSGKISAIKPYPGLKVKYIELTGDSKTVIECRYSDTNVVEKYQVGQTVKVYGAIATSGEGAVNIAPCYPVTK
- a CDS encoding sigma-70 family RNA polymerase sigma factor yields the protein MDVLLPLLRFAEPPVPDAELLDRFGRARDESAFAELVRRHGPVVYRVCRRLVGTASADDAFQATFLVLATRLSAARASGALGGWLAGVAGRVARQMRRGAWRRSRYERAAAQTRGGSWNERAADLADQFRVLDEELTRLPDALRGPVVLCLLQGHTQEQAAAELGRDVRTVRRRLDRAKITLRERLERRGVVPAVAASLVAGVGEVSAVVPPDLGSRTVALVLDFLTGGSAAAGSLPVVLAKGLTTAMFAQKVFAYGAVAAVVGLVGLGVVLAGAGASPGPAPAPTPGTEAPAPAQPPVAAAPAPVDEAEARAVAFVEGLGGTVTRDEKAPGKPVVGVDLQSTKARNADLKELVPLKSLATLDLGYTRVTNTGLKELAALKSLTALKLTGLSVTDTGMKALAALKNLTALDLGGTTVTDAGLKELVPLTNLVELHLSSKVTDAGVKELAAFKNLTRLSLRYAPVTDAALKGAAALTNLTELNASSTRVTDAGVKELAALTNLTVLTLHGTGVTDAGVKALAGLKKLKELHLGTTKVTDACLKDVAALTDLTWLTLDHTGVGNAGTKELRALTNLKLLSLGYTQVTDAGLKDVAALTNLTVLDLSNLRLTDTGVRELAALTKLTDLSLRNASVTGDGIKELRALTNLTRLMIGSDSMTDAGAKELAALTSLTWLELYGPKVTDAGFNELGALKNLTALHLNNTHISDAGLKGIVTLPKLAQLYLGYSGVTDAGLGELAALKGLTELDLSHTQVTDVGLQELEALPDLKRLNLTFVRGVSAEGVADLQKTLPKCRIAYQPVR
- a CDS encoding PHP domain-containing protein, translating into MYAARPLAVLALTGSLFAAALAFQNTPPAPVPHALPDPSPLTTAPPQYWRGNLHTHTLWSDGDDFPEMVVDWYKQHGYHFLALTDHNVIAEGTKWVDADANATRKTAVTKYARRFGERWLETRTVKDKAQVRLKPLAEFRSLFEEPGKFLLVPAEEITHAYAKRPVHINGINLREPIKPLDGKDAVETVRVNLRQVNEQRTKTSRVMIAFLNHPNFGWGVRAEEMLLADELRYFEVFNGHPGVRNYGDERHASCERVWDITLALRLGKHNLPVVYGLATDDSHGYHEYGVGRVNPGRGWVMVKAPFLTAETVVKGLEAGDFYASTGVVLNEITRAGDTLKLAIRTEPGVTYKTEFVATLKGTDLTGTPKVFKDKDGKETPVTGDYSPDIGKVVARSTDANPTYTLTGKELYVRAKVTSSKPHPNPYAKGDVEVAWTQPVVPDPKPQP
- a CDS encoding NAD-dependent epimerase/dehydratase family protein, which translates into the protein MSAPPPPFWTGTPVCVLGGNGFLGRHIVGALLRAGARVRTLSLPGPALGDAHPNLDAHTGDVTDPAAARAAVEGARVVFLAAGPVGAGGKVARGMGTHPDALASVLGVLPGDARLVLTSSIVAVGAGRGEVRTEDSPFPNARLRVNYVHAKRAAEESALVAAKQRDVLVVNPGYLFGPDDPGPSVMGDLCVRFWRGNVAFALPGGINAVDVRDVAAGHLLAAERGASGRRYILGGENVRFTHLFAALARAGGMQRAFLRSFKPALPRSAWWAMAALAELGSRVSGKDPRPSFEFVRMFQRCWFVSSARAEAELGYRARPLSETLADAFAWHAARTRVAPRGLNKLWLRRS